The region GCTAGTACAGCAACAATCAAAATCATTCCGACTACAGCTGCCTGTATCTTTTCGCGTGCTGCCGACACCGCATCTTTATCTCCTCCTGATGTCACCCAGGCAAATGCTCCGATCAACATATAGAAAAGAGCTGCAAGGCCCGCAATCACGAAAAATGCACGGATCGCAAATGTCAATATATCCCCCAAAGACGGTATCTGAAACCCAAGCTCACCTGTCTCAATATTGGTACAGGAAGGAAACCGGCTTTTTGCATCGTTTGAGCTCCAAGTAAGTTCTGCGTTTGTTTTTGAATTGTATTGTTTCGGGCAATCAAGAGCTGCAGCATTTGCGTCTACAGCAAAAACAGACGCACCTGAGCTTACCATCGGAAGGAAAAATCCGTATACAAAAATTCCAATGACAAACAAAAGTGAGATTTTGGAAAGTAGCGAATGTTTTGACATAGATAAATAAAATGGTATTTCCTTCATTCTATATATATTTTTCTCTTCTTGTCAACACGTGATTTAAGACTCTTTTGCTCGATACTGGAGAGCTTCGGTGATATGCGGAGTACTAATCTTTTCAGAACCATCTAAATCAGCAATTGTACGGGAAATTTTGATCATCTTAAAATATGATCGTGCGGAAAGACTGAGACGCTCAACAGCTTGATTCAGTATCTGAAATGCCTGTTCTTCAAGTGTGCAGCATCTTTTGGTATCCGATGAACTCATCTCACTATTAAACGAAATATTAGTTTTATCGAACCTCCGTTTTTGCATGAAACGAGCTTTTTCAACCCGAACACGAATTTCTTGACTCGATTCTGATGTATACGTCTCGGACAGTTTTCCCACCTCCACAGGCTGCACGTCAATATGCAGATCAATCCTGTCAAGAAGAGGCCCGGACAATCTTTTCTGATAACGGTATACAAGGCTTGGTGAACACTTGCATGCTCTTTTCGGATGTCCGAGATATCCGCATGGACAGGGGTTCGATGCCGCCAGAAGAAGAAATCTGGCCGGAAATGTCAAAGTGCCTGCAGCCCTGGAGACCGTCACAATACCGTCCTCTATCGGTTGTCTCAAAGCCTCAAGGACACTTCGTGGAAATTCGGGAAACTCATCAAGAAACAATACGCCCCGGTGGGACATCGATATCTCGCCTGGAGTTGGATTGCTCCCGCCGCCGATCAATCCGACGCGGGATATCGTGTGATGTGGAGCACGGAAAGGACGAACTCCGTCAAAAATCTCTCTTGAGATTTCACCTGTGACGGAATAAATTTTGGCTACTTCCAGCATCTCGCGTTTATCAAGTAAAGGAAGAATAGTCGGCATTGATCTTGATAGTAAAGTTTTACCTGCCCCCGGTGAGCCTTTCAGATGCACATTATGAAATCCCGCAGCCGCAATCTCAAGAGCTCGCTTTGCCTGTTCCTGACCCTTGATCTGAGAAAAATCATACAAACCGGGCGGGTTTCCGTTTTCTCTCCGGTCAACAACGTGTAAATATCGGTCTATACGTTCTTTTCCTGTAAGATGAGATATCAATTCTTCAAGGGAACCTACCGGATAGATATCAATATCATCAAAAATTGATGCTTCTTCAACATTTTCTTTCGGAATATAAACTGTGGTAATTTGTTTTTCTTTAGCCAGAATAATGAGCGGGATAATCCCGTTCACACGCCGTACATGCCCTTGAAGTGAAAGCTCTCCGATAAACATGCTTTCTCTAAGTGCGGACTGTTCCAAAACCCGGGAAGACGTCAGAATACCTATTGCAATCGCAAGATCAAAAGCAGTTCCTGATTTGGGAACATCGGCGGGAGCGAGATTGACGGTGATGCGAGAATCAGGCATTTCATATCCGGCATTGGAAACTGCAGTCCTGACCCGCTCTTTTGCTTCATCAATTGATTTTCCAGGCAGGCCGACAATAGTAAAAGTGGGAAAGCCGCGGCCGGCAACGTCTACTTCAACTTCTACAAGCACTCCGTGAAGACCGAGAGTTGATCCGGCTGTAACTTTTGAAAGCATATATGTAATTATATAACATATATGACAGAATAAAACTATACCCCGTTTCCGGGGTATGAGTTTTTTTACATTCCTTCTGTTTCAGCAGCCTTTTTCTTGTAGACATATACTGCTAGCAGCGCACCGGCTCCTCCTACAAGAAGAAGCAAGATTGCGGCAACAAGGATCATCGGGTTCCGCTCACCTTCTTCAGTCGTTTCTGCTTGCTGAGTAGCCTGTTTGTCTTTTGTCTGGTCTTCAGTCATGATCGGACTGACCTGCTGTTCGGGTACAAATTCCGGAGTGACTGTGCGGCGCGGATTAGTCGTTGCGGTAACCGGAGTGTATAAAGCAATCTGCTCCGCCGTCAGGAACTCTTTATTCTGATTGAGATAATCTGCAATCCTGAGTTCTGCAGTCGGCTTGTACTCTTCTCCGTCTGCTGTCAGGTACTTGATGATATACGGTTCTTTCGGGATATTTTCTGATGTAATTCTGTAGAAACCGTTATTATCAATCGGCGCAACATATTGAGGCACCGGCATACTGATGAGGTACAGGCCTACATATCCTCCGCGGATAAGCTTTCCGTCTTGATCGTATGCATAACCTTCCAGATAGGAAGGGATTGAATTGAGGGCAAAGCCGCCTTTCAACGATTCTGTCTCAGATGACGTCATTGTCTGAAGATTTATCTTTCTGAATGACCTCTTGTAATATTCACCGGGTTGAAGCTCTGACTGCTTCAAAGTTACATTAAATCTTCCTTCTTTGTCAGCCCCACCGTTAAGTTTTCCGAAGATTTTTCTGTCACCGCAGACCTCAACACCGTTGTTCAGCCTACAGGTGTCAACAATAACTTCGGCAAACGGATGTGAGACGCGCCCCTGAAATATGAGATCTCCGTTTGCTGCCGTTTTACTTTCGGAAGACAGGACAACCAAATCATAAGTTTTTCCAATGCCGTCCGTCGGTATAAACGGAATATCTCTGTGTTGGATAGCACCTCTTTGAAGAATTGCCGGGGAATCATTGAGATAAAAGTCAGAATAAATCTGGGCAGCATTTCCTTTTTGAGTCCAGTCTTTGGTCAAAGGATGGACATAACTTGCCAAGACCGGTGTCAGTCGATAGTCACCGTCCTCGACAAAGAATGAGAAGTCTCCGGCTGATCCTGTCATAAACGGATTCATAATCAGATTGTTTCGCTGCTTTGCATATCCTGCATCAAATGCCCCTTGAGGGTTTTTCTGAAGGAGTGAAACGGAAACACCCGGGATCGGTTCAAGTGACACAGAGTCAAAGACACGACCGTACGGATCCCAACCCGGTCCGAAATCACACTCATCCTGCTGGAACTCCGTGACATCCCTCCATGTCAATTGGTCCTGTTGTTGTCCGCCCGTCCCCGATGCATCACGGCTTGCCGGTGTCGGGAGTACCTCCGGAACATAGTAGACGACGT is a window of Candidatus Roizmanbacteria bacterium DNA encoding:
- a CDS encoding YifB family Mg chelatase-like AAA ATPase → MLSKVTAGSTLGLHGVLVEVEVDVAGRGFPTFTIVGLPGKSIDEAKERVRTAVSNAGYEMPDSRITVNLAPADVPKSGTAFDLAIAIGILTSSRVLEQSALRESMFIGELSLQGHVRRVNGIIPLIILAKEKQITTVYIPKENVEEASIFDDIDIYPVGSLEELISHLTGKERIDRYLHVVDRRENGNPPGLYDFSQIKGQEQAKRALEIAAAGFHNVHLKGSPGAGKTLLSRSMPTILPLLDKREMLEVAKIYSVTGEISREIFDGVRPFRAPHHTISRVGLIGGGSNPTPGEISMSHRGVLFLDEFPEFPRSVLEALRQPIEDGIVTVSRAAGTLTFPARFLLLAASNPCPCGYLGHPKRACKCSPSLVYRYQKRLSGPLLDRIDLHIDVQPVEVGKLSETYTSESSQEIRVRVEKARFMQKRRFDKTNISFNSEMSSSDTKRCCTLEEQAFQILNQAVERLSLSARSYFKMIKISRTIADLDGSEKISTPHITEALQYRAKES